A stretch of the Planctomycetota bacterium genome encodes the following:
- a CDS encoding VOC family protein translates to MRIKLAGIPISDQAHALAFYTEKLGFVKKDDMEVAPGHRFLTVVSPEEPDGAALMLEPSGEHPATKAWKTALYGEGIPVTAFRVDDIAAEHERLSAAGVQFKGGISEMPGSKVAMLDDTCGNWVMIYEETGS, encoded by the coding sequence ATGCGCATCAAGCTCGCAGGAATCCCGATCTCCGATCAGGCCCACGCCCTGGCCTTCTACACCGAGAAGCTCGGCTTCGTGAAGAAGGACGACATGGAGGTCGCCCCCGGGCACCGCTTCCTCACCGTGGTCAGCCCGGAGGAGCCCGACGGGGCGGCCCTCATGCTCGAGCCCAGCGGCGAGCACCCGGCCACCAAGGCGTGGAAGACCGCCCTGTACGGCGAGGGCATCCCGGTCACCGCGTTCAGGGTCGACGACATCGCGGCCGAGCACGAGCGGCTGTCGGCCGCCGGCGTGCAGTTCAAGGGCGGCATCAGCGAGATGCCCGGCTCGAAGGTCGCGATGCTCGACGACACGTGCGGGAACTGGGTGATGATCTATGAGGAGACGGGCAGCTAG
- a CDS encoding class I SAM-dependent methyltransferase: protein MSTAAPADIAPPWHPAAPRLPLVPQLRERLLDRTAAWLAARGIRRIALYPGGRHTRGVIRQPWLVHGIEVAAVLDDRPRSASMAGVPVLEPHAALADAAPAFDAVVLSTIEHEQELGARARELFADSGVEVVGLYAPDDSIWGAGETAERLVQQGMARSDAAWLVENRAERHDALAGVIPPARTELHARRYELAAQLLRDRGGGRAADLACGTGYGSALLARIGGAEEVVGVDLDAHAVDYATRRHDAGGRAVFRCGDATETGLETGGIDLVASFETVEHVADAQGLLAEFHRVLAPDGVLAISTPNRLGPTPYHVHDFGFAEFRRLLESRFVVDRWVGQLPTDEVFAADLPPGMWPLEPARAERDDWSGGGGKPEFLLAVCRKAGAARVPATPLRVDAGVDWPTLWAAVTQLGHAAVRLEGPEDALDAGVRQGEAAGYRTIESRSGVRVLHSGGA, encoded by the coding sequence GTGAGCACCGCCGCCCCCGCCGACATCGCGCCGCCCTGGCACCCCGCTGCGCCCAGGCTGCCGCTGGTGCCCCAGCTCCGCGAGCGGCTGCTCGACCGCACCGCGGCGTGGCTCGCGGCGCGGGGAATCCGCCGCATCGCGCTCTATCCCGGCGGCCGCCACACCCGGGGCGTCATCCGCCAGCCCTGGCTCGTGCACGGCATCGAGGTCGCGGCCGTGCTCGACGATCGGCCCCGGAGCGCGTCGATGGCCGGCGTACCGGTCCTGGAACCCCATGCGGCGCTTGCCGACGCCGCGCCGGCGTTCGACGCCGTCGTGCTCAGCACGATCGAGCACGAGCAGGAACTGGGCGCGAGGGCCCGCGAGCTGTTCGCGGATTCGGGCGTCGAGGTCGTGGGCCTGTACGCACCCGATGACTCGATCTGGGGGGCGGGCGAGACCGCCGAGCGGCTCGTTCAGCAGGGGATGGCCCGGAGTGACGCCGCCTGGCTCGTCGAGAACCGGGCCGAGCGGCACGATGCGCTCGCCGGGGTCATTCCGCCGGCGCGGACCGAACTGCACGCTCGTCGGTACGAGCTTGCGGCCCAGCTCTTGCGTGATCGCGGCGGCGGGCGGGCGGCCGACCTTGCGTGCGGCACCGGCTACGGCAGCGCCCTGCTCGCCCGCATCGGCGGCGCGGAGGAGGTCGTCGGCGTGGACCTCGACGCACACGCCGTGGACTACGCCACCCGGCGGCACGACGCGGGCGGCCGGGCCGTGTTCCGCTGCGGCGACGCGACCGAGACGGGCCTCGAGACCGGCGGCATCGATCTGGTGGCCAGCTTCGAGACCGTCGAGCACGTCGCCGACGCGCAGGGCCTGCTTGCCGAGTTCCACCGCGTGCTGGCCCCGGATGGTGTCCTGGCCATCAGCACGCCCAACCGGCTCGGCCCGACACCCTACCACGTGCACGACTTCGGCTTCGCGGAGTTCCGCCGCCTGCTCGAGTCGAGATTCGTGGTCGACCGGTGGGTCGGCCAGCTGCCAACCGACGAGGTGTTCGCGGCCGATTTGCCGCCCGGCATGTGGCCGCTGGAGCCCGCGCGTGCGGAGCGGGACGACTGGTCGGGCGGCGGCGGCAAGCCGGAGTTCCTGCTGGCCGTCTGCCGCAAGGCGGGCGCCGCGCGGGTGCCCGCAACGCCGCTGCGGGTCGACGCGGGCGTCGACTGGCCGACGCTGTGGGCCGCCGTCACGCAGCTGGGCCACGCCGCCGTCCGGCTGGAGGGCCCCGAGGACGCGCTCGATGCCGGCGTGCGTCAAGGGGAAGCCGCGGGCTACCGCACCATCGAGTCCCGGAGCGGCGTCCGCGTGCTGCACTCCGGCGGCGCATGA
- a CDS encoding 3-hydroxybutyryl-CoA dehydrogenase, translating to MAIDKVGVVGAGQMGGGIAQVAAVAGLDVLVYDAAAEQIEKCRATHQKLLARAVEKGRMEQADADAALARISYASDVAAMADRDIAIEAVVENEDVKRSVFADLDGACKDGCILATNTSSISITAIAAATTRPQHVIGMHFFYPVPVMKLVEVINGLATEEGVTKAVLELSERMGKTAVPANDRAGFVSNRILMPMINEAFYTWMEGVAQPEHIDAIMKLGMNHPMGPLQLADFIGLDTCAHIMNVLADGLHSERYRPCPLLEQLVTAGRLGNKSGHGVYEY from the coding sequence ATGGCGATCGACAAGGTGGGCGTGGTCGGAGCGGGGCAGATGGGCGGGGGCATCGCCCAGGTGGCCGCCGTCGCGGGGCTGGACGTGCTGGTCTACGACGCGGCGGCCGAGCAGATCGAGAAGTGCCGGGCCACCCACCAGAAGCTGCTGGCCCGCGCGGTCGAGAAGGGCCGCATGGAGCAGGCCGACGCGGACGCCGCGCTCGCCCGCATCAGCTATGCCAGCGACGTGGCCGCCATGGCCGACCGCGACATCGCCATCGAGGCCGTGGTCGAGAACGAGGACGTCAAGCGGAGCGTCTTCGCCGACCTCGACGGCGCCTGCAAGGACGGCTGCATCCTGGCCACGAACACCAGCAGCATCTCGATCACCGCCATCGCCGCGGCCACCACGCGGCCGCAGCACGTCATCGGCATGCACTTCTTCTATCCCGTGCCGGTGATGAAGCTGGTGGAGGTCATCAATGGGCTGGCGACCGAGGAGGGCGTGACCAAGGCCGTGCTGGAGCTATCCGAGCGGATGGGCAAGACGGCCGTCCCCGCCAACGACCGCGCGGGCTTCGTCTCCAATCGCATCCTGATGCCGATGATCAACGAGGCGTTCTACACCTGGATGGAGGGCGTCGCCCAGCCCGAGCACATCGACGCCATCATGAAGCTGGGCATGAACCACCCGATGGGCCCGCTGCAGCTTGCTGATTTTATTGGATTAGACACCTGCGCCCACATCATGAACGTGCTGGCCGACGGGCTGCACAGCGAACGCTACCGCCCGTGCCCGCTGCTCGAGCAGCTGGTGACGGCGGGGCGGCTGGGCAACAAGAGCGGGCATGGGGTGTACGAGTACTAG
- a CDS encoding TerB family tellurite resistance protein, with amino-acid sequence MLDANEAQAVLALSLMAALADGRSAAEEREHLRTLFDGLAAEHELPGLPALYQKVMLKQTSLADEAARLRSEEAKRMAFEMAVCIADADGKATEAEQAFLDQLEAALALDHEEAVAFEHEAERLGDADETVDADALLAPVAPSPAYDGGRAMPASAVPSAAPAGPAQTHAPSQMDAAAALAPAEVAAMTPAVTTASAESSAEASPAEMSPAEIQGIILRYAILNGALELMPQNLATMAILPLQTRMVYVIGKRHGHSLGAGHIKEFIATLGMGATSQMLENFARKALGKLAKKALGKTAGAVVKTATGPMMTFASTYAIGKVAHAYYAGGRTLSSVDLKSLFTQELGKGKALYDQHQPQIANQAGTLNPADVLRAVRGGLPA; translated from the coding sequence ATGCTCGACGCCAATGAAGCCCAAGCCGTCCTCGCCCTCTCGCTCATGGCCGCGCTCGCCGATGGCCGCTCCGCCGCCGAGGAACGCGAGCACCTCCGCACGCTGTTCGACGGGCTCGCCGCCGAGCACGAGCTGCCGGGCCTGCCCGCACTCTACCAGAAGGTGATGCTCAAGCAGACCAGCCTCGCCGACGAGGCCGCCCGGCTGCGGAGCGAGGAGGCCAAGCGGATGGCCTTCGAGATGGCGGTGTGCATCGCCGACGCCGACGGCAAGGCGACCGAGGCCGAGCAGGCCTTCCTGGACCAGCTCGAGGCGGCGCTCGCGCTGGACCACGAGGAGGCGGTCGCCTTCGAGCACGAGGCCGAGCGGCTCGGCGACGCCGACGAGACCGTGGACGCCGACGCGCTGCTCGCGCCGGTGGCGCCCTCGCCCGCCTACGACGGCGGGAGGGCGATGCCCGCGTCGGCCGTGCCCTCGGCCGCCCCGGCGGGCCCGGCGCAGACGCACGCGCCCTCCCAGATGGACGCCGCCGCGGCGCTCGCGCCCGCCGAGGTCGCCGCGATGACCCCCGCCGTCACCACGGCCTCGGCCGAGTCGTCCGCCGAGGCCTCGCCCGCCGAGATGTCGCCCGCCGAGATCCAGGGCATCATCCTCCGCTACGCCATCCTCAACGGCGCGCTCGAACTCATGCCGCAGAACCTGGCAACCATGGCCATCCTGCCGCTGCAGACGCGGATGGTCTACGTCATCGGCAAGCGGCACGGGCACAGCCTGGGGGCGGGCCACATCAAGGAGTTCATCGCCACGCTGGGCATGGGCGCCACCTCGCAGATGCTCGAGAACTTCGCCCGCAAGGCGCTGGGCAAGCTCGCCAAGAAGGCCCTGGGCAAGACCGCCGGCGCCGTCGTCAAGACCGCCACGGGCCCGATGATGACCTTCGCCAGCACCTACGCCATCGGCAAGGTCGCCCATGCCTACTACGCCGGCGGCCGCACGCTCAGCAGCGTCGATCTCAAGAGCCTCTTCACCCAGGAGCTGGGCAAGGGCAAGGCCCTCTACGACCAGCACCAGCCCCAGATCGCCAACCAGGCGGGCACGCTGAACCCCGCCGACGTGCTCAGGGCCGTCCGCGGCGGGCTGCCGGCGTAG
- a CDS encoding ABC transporter ATP-binding protein, producing MEGPADERPSPIVARGLRFAFPGAAEPTVDLPALGLGELAIRAGEHTAFVGPSGCGKTTLLRLFTGILRPTSGEIELAGRRLDRLGDASRRALRITAVGMVFQRFALLGYLTALQNILLPFRVNRALALDDAAREHARRLAEATGIALALARRPANLSQGEQQRVAICRALVTRPDLIVCDEPTGNLDPARAASVIELILRQADETGATVLLVTHDHAQLAHFARVIDLRGEPTP from the coding sequence ATGGAAGGTCCCGCCGACGAGAGACCGTCCCCCATCGTCGCCCGCGGCCTGCGGTTCGCCTTCCCCGGGGCGGCCGAGCCGACGGTCGATCTGCCCGCGCTCGGCCTGGGCGAGCTGGCCATTCGTGCGGGCGAGCACACCGCCTTCGTCGGGCCCAGCGGGTGCGGCAAGACCACGCTGCTGCGGCTGTTCACCGGCATCCTGCGGCCGACCTCGGGCGAGATCGAGCTGGCGGGCCGCCGGCTGGATCGCCTGGGCGACGCGAGCCGTCGGGCGCTGCGGATCACCGCCGTGGGCATGGTGTTCCAGCGGTTCGCGCTGCTGGGCTACCTGACGGCGCTGCAGAACATCCTGCTGCCCTTCCGTGTGAATCGCGCGCTCGCGCTCGATGACGCGGCCCGGGAGCACGCCCGCCGGCTCGCGGAGGCGACGGGCATCGCCCTCGCGCTCGCCCGCCGGCCGGCGAACCTCAGCCAGGGCGAGCAGCAGCGGGTCGCGATCTGCCGGGCGCTCGTCACGCGGCCCGACCTGATCGTCTGCGACGAGCCCACGGGAAACCTCGACCCCGCGCGCGCCGCGTCGGTCATCGAGCTGATCCTTCGGCAGGCCGACGAGACGGGCGCGACGGTGCTCCTGGTCACGCACGACCACGCGCAGCTGGCGCACTTCGCCCGCGTGATCGACCTTCGCGGGGAGCCCACGCCGTGA
- a CDS encoding tetratricopeptide repeat protein yields the protein MDRIAQLQKILQAEPGDPFALYALAQEHAKAGDHGEAVGWYARCIESDAHEHYAYFHMARSLGELGRGDEAVETLRRGLALAERDGNAKAAGEIAALLDEMA from the coding sequence ATGGACCGAATCGCCCAGCTCCAGAAGATCCTGCAAGCCGAACCGGGCGACCCCTTCGCCCTCTACGCGCTCGCCCAGGAGCACGCCAAGGCGGGCGACCACGGCGAGGCCGTCGGCTGGTACGCGCGGTGCATCGAGAGCGACGCGCACGAGCACTACGCCTACTTCCACATGGCGCGATCGCTGGGCGAGCTGGGCCGGGGCGACGAGGCGGTCGAGACGCTGCGGCGGGGACTGGCGCTCGCCGAGCGGGACGGCAACGCCAAGGCCGCGGGCGAGATCGCGGCCCTGCTCGATGAGATGGCGTGA
- a CDS encoding glycosyltransferase family A protein, with amino-acid sequence MSVVIPSRGGADGLLPRCARAVLDQADGGVEILLSIDAAACPPSIRELGRDRRVTILTGPTGGPGVARNRALRIARGRLVLFLNDDVVPCDGLLQAHEASHDSEEHGGPRLVLGDAPFAIPPDDRGLDRVVRETPLLFFYSEMDARDPQRDWGFRHAWTLNLSLPRAICQRFDERLRHPMFDDLEWAHRVQRATAAPVVYRPGGRGMHEHRYTPAAIARREALLGHQAACLARANPACARAVFGDRFDLTDRAADDARATLADRAAAERAYAEFVAQAERSAASIDPRRVYESAWPWRRAARAAGYLSAIAREDVHAACASAMRAIGVAVAA; translated from the coding sequence ATGTCGGTGGTCATCCCGAGCCGGGGCGGGGCCGATGGCCTGCTGCCCCGCTGCGCGCGAGCGGTGCTGGACCAGGCCGACGGCGGCGTGGAGATCCTGCTCTCGATCGACGCGGCCGCGTGCCCGCCGTCGATCCGCGAGCTCGGTCGCGACCGCCGCGTCACCATCCTGACGGGGCCTACCGGCGGTCCGGGGGTCGCGCGGAACCGCGCGCTGCGGATCGCCCGCGGCCGGCTGGTGCTGTTCCTGAACGACGACGTGGTGCCGTGCGATGGGCTGCTGCAGGCCCACGAGGCATCGCACGATTCCGAAGAGCACGGCGGCCCGCGGCTGGTGCTGGGCGATGCGCCCTTCGCGATTCCGCCGGACGACCGAGGCCTGGACCGCGTGGTCCGCGAGACGCCGCTGCTGTTCTTCTACAGCGAGATGGACGCCCGCGATCCGCAGCGCGACTGGGGCTTCCGCCACGCATGGACGCTCAACCTGTCGCTGCCGCGTGCGATCTGTCAGCGTTTCGACGAACGCCTCCGCCATCCGATGTTCGACGACCTCGAGTGGGCCCACCGCGTCCAGAGGGCCACGGCCGCGCCCGTGGTGTACCGCCCGGGGGGCCGCGGCATGCACGAGCACCGCTACACGCCCGCGGCCATCGCCCGCCGCGAGGCCCTGCTCGGCCATCAGGCGGCGTGCCTCGCGCGAGCCAACCCCGCGTGCGCCCGCGCGGTGTTCGGCGACCGCTTCGATCTCACGGATCGCGCCGCGGACGACGCCCGCGCGACGCTTGCCGATCGCGCTGCAGCCGAGCGCGCGTACGCAGAGTTTGTGGCGCAGGCCGAGCGGTCGGCGGCGTCGATCGATCCGAGGCGGGTGTACGAATCGGCCTGGCCGTGGCGGCGGGCGGCGCGGGCGGCGGGCTATCTCTCGGCCATCGCCCGCGAGGACGTGCACGCCGCCTGCGCGAGCGCGATGCGGGCGATCGGCGTCGCGGTGGCGGCGTGA
- a CDS encoding metal ABC transporter substrate-binding protein, with product MQATWMIRLLACAALAAATWTLAACEQNQAAADAEAAGEDVVLATFYPTEYFATRIAGGLVEVGCPLPADADPIFWRPSGDAIARYQRAGLVVTNGAEFEKWVAGAPLPRSRVVESISVAALEQAGGPITMETITHSHGPEGEHSHEGIDGHTWVDPTLAIAQVRAIEAAMAARWPEHAADFAANGEALVENLRALDAALTEATSLLEGATLLASHPAYNYLARTKGWDIHNLDLDPESADVDAVVEAVHEALHEHEHDHGHKHGHEHDHGHEHADDEAAGHDHSGDSADADHDHDAQDGPIILLWEGQPTAEIVTALADRLGVRSVLFTPAESRGALAEGQDYLDAMRGNVERLREAASAL from the coding sequence ATGCAAGCAACGTGGATGATCCGGCTGCTGGCCTGCGCGGCGCTCGCCGCGGCAACCTGGACGCTCGCTGCGTGCGAGCAGAATCAGGCCGCGGCCGACGCGGAGGCGGCGGGCGAGGACGTCGTGCTGGCGACCTTCTACCCCACCGAGTACTTCGCCACGCGGATCGCCGGCGGGCTGGTCGAGGTCGGCTGCCCGCTGCCCGCGGACGCCGACCCGATCTTCTGGCGGCCCTCGGGTGACGCCATCGCCCGATACCAGCGCGCGGGCCTGGTGGTCACCAACGGGGCCGAATTCGAGAAGTGGGTGGCGGGTGCGCCGCTGCCGCGGTCCCGCGTCGTGGAGTCGATCTCGGTGGCCGCGCTGGAGCAAGCGGGCGGGCCGATCACCATGGAGACGATCACGCACAGCCACGGACCGGAGGGCGAGCACAGCCACGAGGGCATCGACGGGCACACCTGGGTCGATCCGACGCTCGCGATCGCGCAGGTGCGGGCCATCGAGGCCGCGATGGCGGCGCGGTGGCCCGAGCACGCCGCCGACTTCGCCGCCAACGGCGAGGCGCTGGTCGAGAACCTGCGCGCGCTCGATGCCGCCCTCACCGAGGCCACGTCGCTGCTGGAGGGCGCCACGCTGCTGGCCAGCCATCCCGCGTACAACTACCTCGCCCGCACCAAGGGATGGGACATCCACAATTTGGACCTGGACCCCGAGAGCGCCGACGTCGACGCGGTGGTTGAGGCCGTGCACGAGGCGCTGCACGAGCACGAGCATGACCACGGGCACAAGCACGGCCACGAGCATGACCACGGGCACGAGCACGCGGACGACGAGGCCGCGGGCCACGACCACTCGGGCGACTCCGCCGACGCGGACCATGACCACGATGCGCAAGACGGCCCGATCATCCTGCTGTGGGAGGGCCAGCCCACCGCCGAGATCGTGACGGCCCTCGCCGATCGGCTCGGCGTCCGCAGCGTGCTGTTCACCCCGGCCGAGAGCCGCGGTGCGCTGGCCGAGGGGCAGGACTACCTCGACGCGATGCGGGGCAACGTCGAGCGGCTGCGGGAGGCGGCGTCGGCCCTCTAA
- a CDS encoding M28 family peptidase gives MRIDSLPRRFACAAALVALCGAAAHAQNGSPISDALMDSAEDVRAYDMHISTLANPFMGGRVPGTEGSELAKRYIEFHFEKYGLEPAFPDEDGNAFSTYRDPFPLRGTWEVQSESLMAMNGNRRIEFDAEKDFMFTGMGSTGEARGEAVFVGYSIDNGPDGYSSYAEGDSLEGKIAVLFRFEPMDENGRSLWNDGERGWSPRAAFANKLRAASERGAEGIIIINTPGANDARAEQLARFAGGADADAPVSMMSPKAAERMLKAAGFDGSLMDLREHADEGHGLKDLGFEIALGGEADRTQLIAENIGGVIRGVGDLADEWIVVGAHLDHLGMGYFGSRTGDAGTLHPGADDNASGTAGVILIADKLSQRFADDATPRRSILLVGFDAEESGLNGARHYVVDPIAPIDDHMLMVNWDMIGRIENERVLVAGGFSADGLGEFIQPHVDASGLEAVIPDRFSGGSDHLPFYRAEVPVLFSIIADFHSDYHTPADTVDKINRVGAVKTVRMYENIVADAAVRPGKFRFITASEQRERQQQREREAAGERRVRVGVVLDADDNESGVLLAEVTENGPAAKAGLRSGDRLVRWDGQKILDTGTLGELVARHSPGDTVNVGVMRDGEEVTLTVTLEGR, from the coding sequence ATGCGCATCGACTCCCTCCCCCGCCGTTTCGCCTGCGCCGCGGCGCTCGTCGCCCTCTGCGGCGCGGCCGCCCACGCCCAGAACGGCTCGCCGATCTCCGACGCACTGATGGACTCGGCCGAGGACGTCCGCGCGTACGACATGCACATCTCGACCCTGGCCAACCCCTTCATGGGCGGTCGCGTGCCCGGCACCGAGGGCAGCGAACTGGCCAAGCGCTACATCGAGTTCCACTTCGAGAAGTACGGCCTGGAGCCGGCCTTCCCCGACGAGGACGGCAACGCCTTCTCGACCTACCGCGATCCCTTCCCGCTCCGCGGCACCTGGGAGGTGCAGAGCGAGTCGCTCATGGCGATGAACGGCAACCGCCGCATCGAGTTCGACGCCGAGAAGGACTTCATGTTCACCGGCATGGGCAGCACCGGCGAGGCGCGCGGCGAGGCGGTCTTCGTCGGCTACTCGATCGACAACGGGCCGGACGGCTACAGCAGCTACGCCGAGGGCGACAGCCTCGAGGGCAAGATCGCGGTGCTCTTCCGCTTCGAGCCCATGGACGAGAACGGCCGCAGCCTGTGGAACGACGGCGAGCGGGGCTGGTCGCCCAGGGCCGCGTTCGCCAACAAGCTGCGGGCCGCCTCGGAGCGCGGGGCCGAGGGCATCATCATCATCAACACGCCGGGCGCCAACGACGCCCGAGCCGAGCAGCTGGCCCGCTTCGCCGGCGGCGCCGACGCCGACGCACCCGTGAGCATGATGAGCCCCAAGGCCGCCGAGCGGATGCTCAAGGCCGCCGGCTTCGACGGCTCGCTGATGGACCTCCGCGAGCACGCCGACGAGGGCCACGGCCTGAAGGACCTGGGCTTCGAGATTGCCCTGGGCGGCGAGGCCGATCGCACCCAGCTCATCGCCGAGAACATCGGCGGCGTCATCCGCGGCGTGGGCGACCTGGCCGACGAGTGGATCGTGGTCGGCGCCCACCTGGACCACCTGGGCATGGGCTACTTCGGCTCGCGGACGGGCGATGCCGGCACCCTGCACCCCGGCGCCGACGACAACGCCTCGGGCACCGCGGGCGTGATCCTGATCGCCGACAAGCTCAGCCAGCGCTTCGCCGACGATGCCACGCCCCGCCGCAGCATCCTGCTGGTCGGCTTCGACGCCGAGGAGAGCGGCCTGAACGGCGCACGGCACTACGTCGTCGATCCGATCGCGCCCATCGACGATCACATGCTGATGGTCAACTGGGACATGATCGGCCGCATCGAGAACGAGCGGGTGCTCGTCGCCGGCGGCTTCTCCGCCGATGGGCTGGGCGAGTTCATCCAGCCGCACGTGGACGCCTCGGGGCTCGAGGCGGTCATCCCCGATCGCTTCAGCGGCGGCAGCGACCACCTGCCCTTCTACCGCGCCGAGGTGCCGGTGCTGTTCAGCATCATCGCCGACTTCCACAGCGACTACCACACGCCCGCCGACACCGTCGACAAGATCAACCGCGTGGGCGCCGTCAAGACGGTGCGGATGTACGAGAACATCGTGGCCGACGCGGCCGTGCGGCCCGGCAAGTTCCGCTTCATCACCGCCAGCGAGCAGCGCGAGCGGCAGCAGCAGCGCGAGCGGGAGGCCGCCGGCGAGCGCCGCGTCCGCGTGGGCGTCGTGCTCGACGCCGACGACAACGAGTCGGGCGTGCTGCTGGCCGAAGTGACCGAGAACGGGCCGGCGGCCAAGGCCGGCCTCCGCTCGGGCGACCGCCTCGTCCGCTGGGACGGCCAGAAGATCCTCGACACGGGCACGCTGGGCGAGCTGGTCGCCCGCCACAGCCCGGGCGACACCGTCAACGTCGGCGTGATGCGCGACGGCGAGGAGGTCACGCTGACCGTGACCCTCGAGGGTCGCTAG
- a CDS encoding N(4)-(beta-N-acetylglucosaminyl)-L-asparaginase has translation MTTTRRSVLRAALASGMGLAVAPSVLARSASRSRERGHPGDAPRNGPVVVSSANGLPATERAFALMGEGYDPADAVVAGVTLVENDPNDLTVGYGGLPNERGVIQLDASVMHGPTHKSGAVACIENIKNPAAVALLVLKRTDHCLIVGEGAREFAIQHGFRHEDLMTDRTRRLFLRWKANGNPTDDWLDDDQMDWDARDERNNGLGPIGRAPNPFGEELESLAADYDVRWRGGVPYTTGTINCSAVDANGDVASCTTTSGLSWKIPGRVGDSPICGAGMYCDNDVGAAGGTGRGEAVIVNCGAFSIVRAMERGLTPTEACLEVAGDIVRRTKEKRLRGPDGDGTGRVNFNVTLYAVRKDGAYGSASIFPGGRFAVCDANGNRREASASVYE, from the coding sequence ATGACCACCACCAGAAGAAGCGTGCTGCGGGCGGCGCTGGCCTCGGGCATGGGCCTCGCCGTCGCGCCCTCGGTGCTCGCCCGTTCCGCGTCGCGCTCCCGCGAACGAGGGCATCCGGGCGACGCGCCCCGCAACGGCCCGGTGGTTGTTTCGAGCGCCAACGGACTGCCGGCCACCGAGCGGGCCTTCGCGCTGATGGGCGAGGGCTACGACCCCGCCGACGCGGTGGTCGCGGGCGTCACGCTGGTCGAGAACGATCCCAACGACCTCACCGTGGGCTACGGCGGGCTGCCCAACGAGCGGGGCGTCATCCAGCTGGACGCCTCGGTGATGCACGGGCCCACGCACAAGAGCGGCGCGGTGGCGTGCATCGAGAACATCAAGAACCCCGCGGCCGTCGCGCTGCTGGTGCTCAAGCGGACCGACCACTGCCTGATCGTGGGCGAGGGCGCCCGCGAGTTCGCCATCCAGCACGGCTTCCGGCACGAGGACCTGATGACCGACCGCACCCGCCGGCTCTTCCTGCGGTGGAAGGCCAACGGCAACCCCACCGACGACTGGCTCGACGACGACCAGATGGACTGGGACGCCCGCGACGAGCGCAACAACGGGCTGGGGCCCATTGGTCGCGCACCGAACCCGTTTGGCGAGGAACTCGAGAGCCTCGCAGCCGACTACGACGTGCGCTGGCGGGGCGGCGTGCCCTACACCACCGGCACGATCAACTGCTCGGCCGTCGACGCCAACGGCGACGTGGCCAGCTGCACGACCACCAGCGGACTGTCGTGGAAGATCCCCGGCCGCGTGGGCGATTCGCCCATCTGTGGCGCCGGCATGTACTGCGACAACGACGTGGGCGCCGCGGGCGGCACCGGGCGGGGCGAGGCCGTCATCGTCAACTGCGGCGCCTTCTCGATCGTCCGCGCGATGGAGCGGGGGCTGACGCCCACCGAGGCGTGCCTGGAGGTCGCCGGCGACATCGTCCGCCGCACCAAGGAGAAGCGGCTCCGCGGCCCCGATGGAGACGGAACCGGCCGCGTGAACTTCAATGTCACGCTCTACGCCGTGCGGAAGGACGGGGCCTACGGGTCCGCGTCGATCTTCCCGGGCGGCCGCTTCGCGGTGTGCGACGCCAATGGCAATCGCCGCGAGGCGTCGGCGTCGGTGTACGAGTAG